A single Paraburkholderia sp. FT54 DNA region contains:
- a CDS encoding amino acid ABC transporter permease, which translates to MPAWLHLMAQSLWPLLYAGLVFTVPLTLISFAIGLALAFLVALVRLFGPKWAVAMVRFYVWLFRGSPLLVQLFVIFYGLPNVGIVLDPLTAAIIGFSLNVGAYNSEVIRGVIESIPKGQWEAAYSMGMTREQALRRAILPQAARVALPPLSNSFIALVKDTSLAAVLTVPEVFQAAQRIASVTYEPLILYTEAALVYLVLSSVLSSAQVRLERKFGRHALFQAGN; encoded by the coding sequence ATGCCGGCATGGTTGCATCTGATGGCGCAGTCGCTGTGGCCCCTGCTGTATGCGGGGCTGGTGTTTACCGTGCCGCTCACGCTGATCTCGTTCGCGATCGGACTCGCGCTCGCCTTCCTCGTCGCGCTGGTCCGGTTGTTCGGGCCGAAGTGGGCCGTGGCGATGGTGCGCTTCTACGTGTGGCTGTTTCGCGGCTCGCCGTTGCTCGTGCAACTGTTCGTGATCTTCTACGGCTTGCCGAACGTGGGCATCGTGCTCGATCCGTTGACGGCTGCGATCATCGGCTTTTCGCTGAATGTCGGCGCGTACAACTCCGAAGTGATACGCGGCGTGATCGAGTCGATTCCGAAAGGGCAGTGGGAGGCGGCATATTCGATGGGGATGACGCGCGAGCAGGCCTTGCGGCGCGCGATCCTGCCGCAAGCGGCGCGCGTCGCGTTGCCGCCGCTGTCCAATTCGTTTATCGCGCTGGTGAAGGACACCTCGCTTGCCGCGGTGCTCACTGTGCCTGAGGTGTTTCAGGCGGCGCAGCGGATCGCGTCGGTGACTTACGAGCCGTTGATTCTGTACACGGAGGCGGCGCTGGTCTATCTGGTCCTCAGTTCGGTATTGTCGTCGGCGCAAGTTAGGCTCGAGCGCAAGTTCGGCCGCCACGCACTTTTCCAGGCAGGCAACTGA
- a CDS encoding amino acid ABC transporter ATP-binding protein — translation MIRLEKIDKYFGEQQVLKSVDLQLASGNVTALIGPSGSGKSTLLRCVNLLEIPESGSLELGDQRLEFSRDHRPSRETVLTIRRRTGMVFQNFQLFPHLTVRQNVMEGLLTVLKWDKDKARARADELLEKVGIAQKADAWPSTLSGGQQQRVAIARALAPSPEVLLCDEPTSALDPGLAAEVVEVLKQLATEGMTMLMATHDLRLAATIARDVVFLNNGVVVEAGPSREIFMQPRAPETERFVSTLTHSLPDEWTESGGAARQ, via the coding sequence ATGATCCGACTGGAAAAAATCGACAAGTACTTCGGCGAGCAGCAAGTGCTCAAGTCGGTCGATCTGCAACTCGCCTCGGGTAATGTCACCGCGTTGATCGGTCCGTCGGGCAGCGGCAAGAGCACGCTATTGCGTTGCGTGAATCTGCTCGAGATTCCCGAATCCGGTTCGCTCGAACTCGGCGATCAGCGGCTGGAATTCAGCCGCGACCACCGGCCCTCGCGCGAAACGGTGCTGACGATTCGCCGCCGCACGGGCATGGTGTTTCAGAATTTCCAGCTCTTCCCGCATCTCACTGTGCGGCAGAACGTGATGGAAGGCTTGCTGACCGTGCTGAAGTGGGACAAGGACAAGGCGCGGGCTCGCGCGGACGAATTGCTGGAGAAGGTCGGCATCGCGCAAAAGGCGGATGCATGGCCGTCGACGCTGTCCGGCGGTCAACAACAGCGTGTGGCGATTGCGCGGGCCTTGGCGCCGTCGCCGGAAGTGCTGTTGTGCGACGAGCCGACCTCCGCGCTCGATCCCGGTCTCGCCGCGGAAGTGGTGGAGGTGCTCAAGCAACTCGCCACCGAAGGCATGACCATGCTGATGGCCACGCACGACTTGCGGCTCGCCGCGACGATCGCGCGTGACGTGGTGTTTCTGAACAATGGCGTAGTGGTGGAAGCCGGGCCGTCGCGCGAGATCTTCATGCAGCCGCGCGCACCGGAAACCGAGCGTTTCGTGTCGACGTTGACGCACAGTCTGCCGGATGAGTGGACCGAATCGGGCGGAGCGGCAAGACAATAG